From the Micromonospora lupini genome, one window contains:
- a CDS encoding NADPH:quinone oxidoreductase family protein — protein sequence MRALQQSSLTGPGDLRLITDAPVPKPGPGEAVIRVVAAGVNFVDISQAHGTFAGGPQPPYLAGIEGAGEVTAVGEGVTGLEVGTHVVGVSIGGGAFAEYMLLPAAAAVPVPPGWTDEQALGLLVNWPTALAALKPLGGVVAGQTVLIHAAAGGTGQAAVTIAKHYGATVIATASLGKHEAVRALGADHVVDSRSSDLAADVLRLTGGAGVDVVLESVGGATLDVSLAAAKRVTGRVVVYGLAGGEAAITNWDLVYKHQVHVIGLNIGILIQAAPHIFGELMGELFGLIAAGVLGPGQPTTYELAEGPKALADLEARATVGKLALRL from the coding sequence ATGCGCGCCCTGCAGCAGAGTTCTCTGACGGGCCCTGGAGACCTGCGCCTGATCACCGACGCGCCCGTACCGAAGCCAGGCCCCGGCGAGGCCGTGATCCGAGTCGTCGCCGCCGGCGTCAACTTCGTCGACATTTCACAGGCTCACGGCACGTTCGCGGGCGGCCCGCAGCCGCCGTATCTCGCCGGCATCGAAGGCGCCGGTGAAGTCACCGCCGTCGGCGAGGGAGTGACCGGTCTGGAAGTCGGCACTCACGTCGTCGGTGTCTCGATCGGAGGTGGCGCATTCGCCGAGTACATGCTGCTGCCCGCAGCCGCGGCGGTCCCCGTCCCGCCGGGCTGGACCGACGAGCAGGCGCTGGGCCTGCTCGTGAACTGGCCTACCGCACTGGCTGCGCTCAAGCCCCTGGGCGGGGTCGTCGCGGGGCAGACCGTGTTGATCCACGCTGCTGCCGGCGGAACCGGTCAAGCTGCGGTGACGATCGCCAAGCACTACGGCGCGACAGTGATTGCCACTGCCTCACTCGGCAAACACGAGGCGGTACGAGCCCTGGGCGCCGACCACGTCGTCGACTCCCGTAGCAGCGACCTGGCCGCCGACGTCCTGCGACTGACCGGAGGCGCAGGCGTCGATGTGGTGCTGGAGTCGGTGGGTGGAGCCACCCTTGACGTCAGTTTGGCCGCGGCCAAGCGGGTCACCGGTCGGGTCGTCGTCTACGGCCTGGCTGGCGGAGAAGCCGCGATCACCAACTGGGATCTGGTCTACAAGCACCAGGTCCACGTCATCGGCCTCAATATCGGCATTCTCATCCAGGCCGCACCGCACATCTTCGGTGAGCTCATGGGTGAGCTGTTCGGCCTCATCGCCGCCGGGGTGCTCGGGCCCGGGCAGCCCACCACCTATGAGCTCGCCGAGGGGCCCAAGGCACTCGCGGACCTGGAAGCACGGGCTACCGTGGGCAAGCTCGCGCTACGACTCTGA
- a CDS encoding cupin domain-containing protein, whose translation MLVIEGAGRWTAPAGAANDWVEQLRTPDLSVGTYCIPAGGLDDQSPHTEDEIYVVTAGRARIVTPDGGAEVGPGSVIFVPAGEEHRFVEVTEDLALLVVFGPAYGSRAPVRRAE comes from the coding sequence ATGCTGGTCATCGAGGGCGCGGGGCGGTGGACCGCACCCGCCGGAGCCGCCAACGACTGGGTCGAACAGCTCAGAACGCCGGACCTGTCGGTGGGAACGTACTGCATCCCGGCGGGCGGTCTCGACGATCAGAGCCCGCACACCGAGGACGAGATCTACGTGGTCACCGCGGGGCGGGCCCGGATCGTGACTCCGGACGGCGGGGCCGAGGTGGGGCCGGGTTCGGTGATCTTCGTGCCGGCCGGCGAGGAGCACCGGTTCGTCGAGGTGACCGAGGATCTGGCGCTGCTTGTGGTGTTCGGCCCGGCGTACGGCTCGCGCGCTCCGGTTCGGCGGGCCGAGTAG
- a CDS encoding pyridoxal phosphate-dependent aminotransferase — translation MRQAQRLKSVRYDIRGPVLRRAQELEAAGHRILKLNLGNPAPWGLPTPEPIVADVVQNIVAAQGYSDARGIYSARVAVAQHYQTLGVPGVQPDDVLLGNGVSELIVMVLQALLDTGDEVLVPSPDYPLWTGAVNLCSGRAVHYRCDESAAWAPDLEHMASRITDRTRALVVINPNNPTGAVYSREVLLGMIELARKHDLLIFADEIYDKIVYDGATHHTLAALAPDVPVVSMGGLSKVYRAAGFRSGWLATSGFSSDDSDYLDGLQLLANMRVCPNVPAQHAIQTALGGYQSIEELTRPGGRLLEQRDHAWQSLVDIPGVDCVKPAGALYLFARLDPQVHKIHDDERLVIDLLEQQHLLISHGTGFNLDTPDHLRLVFLAATDVLDDAVSRIRTFLSTYRQ, via the coding sequence ATGCGGCAGGCGCAGCGGCTGAAGAGTGTCCGGTACGACATCCGCGGCCCGGTGCTGCGCCGGGCGCAGGAGTTGGAGGCTGCCGGGCACCGGATCCTCAAGCTGAACCTGGGCAACCCGGCGCCGTGGGGGCTGCCCACGCCGGAGCCGATCGTCGCCGACGTCGTGCAGAACATCGTGGCCGCTCAGGGGTACAGCGACGCGCGGGGCATCTACTCCGCCCGCGTCGCGGTGGCCCAGCACTATCAGACCCTCGGCGTGCCAGGCGTGCAGCCGGACGACGTGCTGCTCGGCAACGGGGTCTCCGAGCTGATCGTGATGGTGCTCCAGGCACTGCTGGACACGGGCGACGAGGTGCTGGTGCCGAGCCCGGACTACCCGCTCTGGACCGGCGCGGTGAACCTGTGCAGCGGTCGCGCGGTGCACTACCGCTGCGACGAGAGCGCGGCTTGGGCACCGGACCTGGAGCACATGGCGTCCCGGATCACCGACCGCACCCGCGCGCTCGTGGTGATCAACCCGAACAACCCGACCGGCGCGGTCTACTCCCGAGAGGTGCTGCTCGGCATGATCGAGCTTGCCCGCAAGCACGATCTGCTGATCTTCGCCGACGAGATCTACGACAAGATCGTGTACGACGGAGCGACGCACCACACGCTCGCCGCCCTCGCGCCGGATGTGCCGGTGGTCAGCATGGGCGGCCTGTCCAAGGTCTACCGGGCCGCGGGCTTCCGCTCCGGCTGGCTCGCCACCAGCGGCTTCAGCAGCGACGACTCCGACTACCTGGATGGGCTCCAACTGCTCGCCAACATGCGCGTCTGCCCGAACGTGCCTGCCCAGCACGCCATCCAGACCGCGCTCGGCGGCTACCAGAGCATCGAGGAGTTGACCCGCCCCGGAGGCCGGCTGCTGGAGCAGCGCGACCACGCCTGGCAGTCCCTCGTCGACATCCCCGGCGTCGACTGCGTCAAGCCGGCCGGCGCCCTCTACCTCTTCGCCCGTCTCGACCCCCAGGTTCACAAGATCCACGATGACGAGCGCCTGGTGATCGACCTCTTGGAGCAGCAGCACCTCCTGATCTCCCACGGCACCGGCTTCAACCTCGACACACCAGACCACCTCCGCCTGGTCTTCCTGGCCGCCACCGACGTCCTCGACGACGCCGTCTCCCGGATCCGCACGTTCCTCTCCACCTACCGCCAGTAG
- a CDS encoding acetolactate synthase large subunit, translating into MNGAEALLRTLVDGGVEVLFTNPGTTELHLVGALESVPELRGVLALFEGVVTGAADGYARIAGKPAATLLHLGPGLAYGLTNLHNSRRANSPVVNIVGDHATFHTAFDPPLNSDIAALAGWLRGPVRRPEDAAGAGPDGAATLAAVLEPPGQIATVIMPADVSWSDGGAAASPVRPRSAPTVGQEVLTQVADVLRGGETTALVIGGTALREAGLLAAGRIGAATGARVFQELYSNRVERGAGLPAFPRLGFYPDQVLDQLHGVRHVIVAGTKAPVSFFAYSDQPSLLVPEGARTHVLAEVGQDAVAALDRLAELVAPDTTAPVTEPHRPALPTGALTVQNWADVVAALLPEHAIVIDESVSSGTALATATAGAPRHDVLMQTGGAMGDGLPLAVGAAVAAPDRQVLALVADGCVMYTVSALWTQVREQLNITNVVLNNHAYAILRQEWKYFSDRPGRTDPDRNQLFDLANPEIDFVGLASAFGMPASRATTAEQLAEQLSQALAQPGPHLIDAAIPAAA; encoded by the coding sequence GTGAACGGCGCAGAAGCACTGCTGCGGACGCTTGTCGACGGCGGGGTCGAGGTGCTCTTCACGAACCCCGGCACCACCGAGCTGCACCTGGTCGGAGCGCTGGAATCGGTCCCCGAGCTGCGCGGCGTACTCGCGCTCTTCGAGGGCGTGGTCACCGGCGCTGCCGACGGCTACGCCCGGATCGCCGGCAAGCCGGCCGCGACCCTGCTGCATCTCGGGCCGGGACTCGCCTACGGCCTCACGAATCTGCACAACAGCCGACGCGCCAACTCGCCAGTGGTCAACATCGTCGGGGACCACGCGACGTTCCACACCGCCTTCGATCCCCCGTTGAACTCGGACATCGCCGCCCTGGCCGGATGGCTGCGTGGCCCGGTCCGCCGCCCCGAGGACGCGGCCGGGGCCGGACCCGACGGCGCGGCGACGCTCGCCGCCGTACTGGAGCCTCCCGGCCAGATCGCCACCGTGATCATGCCGGCGGACGTGTCGTGGTCGGACGGGGGCGCGGCGGCTTCGCCAGTACGGCCCCGCTCGGCGCCGACCGTCGGCCAGGAGGTGCTCACGCAGGTCGCGGACGTCCTGCGGGGCGGGGAGACGACCGCCCTGGTGATCGGCGGAACCGCGCTGCGCGAGGCGGGCCTGCTGGCCGCGGGACGCATCGGCGCGGCGACCGGCGCACGGGTGTTCCAGGAGCTGTACTCCAACCGGGTGGAACGGGGCGCGGGCCTGCCCGCGTTTCCCCGGCTCGGCTTCTACCCGGATCAGGTGCTCGACCAACTGCACGGGGTACGGCACGTCATCGTCGCGGGCACCAAGGCCCCGGTCTCCTTCTTCGCCTACTCCGACCAGCCGAGCCTGCTCGTGCCCGAGGGTGCGCGGACGCACGTCCTGGCCGAGGTCGGCCAGGACGCCGTCGCCGCGCTCGATCGACTCGCCGAGCTGGTGGCGCCGGACACCACCGCCCCGGTCACCGAGCCGCATCGACCGGCGCTGCCGACGGGGGCGCTCACCGTGCAGAACTGGGCCGACGTCGTCGCGGCGTTGCTGCCGGAACACGCCATCGTCATCGACGAGAGCGTCAGCTCCGGCACCGCCCTGGCGACCGCCACCGCCGGCGCTCCCCGCCACGACGTGCTGATGCAGACCGGTGGGGCGATGGGCGACGGCCTGCCCCTGGCCGTCGGCGCCGCAGTCGCCGCACCCGATCGACAGGTGCTGGCGCTGGTGGCCGACGGCTGCGTCATGTACACGGTCAGCGCGCTGTGGACGCAGGTCCGTGAGCAGTTGAACATCACCAACGTGGTCCTCAACAACCACGCGTACGCGATCCTGCGGCAGGAGTGGAAGTACTTCAGCGATCGTCCGGGCCGTACCGATCCGGACCGCAATCAGTTGTTCGACCTGGCGAACCCAGAGATCGATTTCGTGGGACTGGCGAGCGCGTTCGGCATGCCGGCCAGCCGCGCCACCACAGCCGAGCAACTCGCCGAACAACTCTCCCAGGCGCTGGCCCAGCCCGGCCCGCACCTCATCGACGCCGCCATCCCGGCCGCCGCGTAG
- a CDS encoding PP2C family protein-serine/threonine phosphatase, translating into MALSIEAAGRTHQGLVRRRNEDSHSQGQWLYVVADGLGGHVAGDVASSTAIAAVQAYDRAADPDNLADFLGRAIHQASLALRRKVREDPKLAGMGTTFVALLRSGSHAVVANVGDSRAYLIRRHGSHDSALVQISEDHTYENLVAGAEEVPNLPEKLTRFLDGRDDGRSADLTPLRLEPGDRVLLCSDGLSSYVPHEQIRAALDSDGGPGEIADQLVALAIDTGGHDNVTVIVIDVAQG; encoded by the coding sequence GTGGCCCTCAGCATCGAAGCCGCCGGCCGGACCCACCAGGGCCTCGTTCGCAGACGAAACGAGGACTCCCACAGCCAAGGACAATGGCTCTACGTCGTTGCAGACGGTCTCGGCGGCCACGTCGCCGGTGACGTCGCGAGCAGCACAGCCATCGCTGCCGTGCAGGCGTACGACCGCGCGGCGGATCCGGATAATCTTGCTGACTTCTTGGGGCGGGCCATCCACCAAGCGAGCTTGGCGTTACGCCGGAAAGTCCGCGAGGACCCGAAGCTGGCGGGGATGGGAACCACCTTTGTCGCTCTGCTGCGCTCCGGCAGTCATGCGGTCGTGGCGAATGTCGGAGACTCCCGCGCCTACCTGATCCGACGCCACGGCTCCCACGACAGTGCCCTGGTCCAGATCAGCGAGGACCACACCTACGAAAACCTCGTCGCCGGCGCTGAGGAGGTGCCCAACCTCCCCGAGAAGCTGACCCGCTTCCTCGACGGGCGGGACGACGGCCGTTCGGCTGACCTCACGCCGCTCCGCCTCGAGCCCGGCGACCGAGTCCTGTTGTGCTCCGACGGACTGAGTTCGTACGTGCCACACGAGCAGATACGAGCCGCGCTCGACTCCGACGGTGGCCCCGGGGAGATCGCCGACCAACTCGTGGCCCTGGCGATCGACACAGGTGGGCACGACAACGTCACCGTAATCGTCATTGACGTGGCTCAGGGCTGA
- a CDS encoding TetR/AcrR family transcriptional regulator, whose translation MENRLMAARGRPRTFDPNTALHRALEVFWERGYEGTSLSDLAQAMGIASGSIYACFGSKEDLFRKVMALYGTTSGEPPRRALREQPTARAAINAMLRATADEITRAGKPHYCMLVLAAPTGAAENHAVREFLADGRRGQHSAIKERLARGVADGEFTTSSVALDALARYYATVVQGLSVQARDGATRAELEPVITCAMAAWDALTSTHP comes from the coding sequence ATGGAGAACCGTCTGATGGCAGCACGCGGCAGGCCGCGCACCTTCGACCCGAACACGGCTCTGCACCGGGCGCTTGAGGTGTTCTGGGAACGGGGTTACGAAGGCACCTCACTGAGCGACCTGGCGCAGGCCATGGGAATCGCCTCGGGGAGCATCTACGCCTGCTTCGGCAGCAAGGAAGACCTGTTTCGTAAGGTCATGGCGCTCTACGGCACGACCTCAGGCGAGCCGCCCCGACGCGCGCTGCGGGAGCAGCCGACCGCCCGGGCCGCGATCAACGCCATGCTGCGCGCCACCGCAGATGAAATCACCCGCGCGGGGAAGCCGCACTACTGCATGCTCGTCCTGGCTGCGCCCACCGGAGCGGCGGAGAACCATGCGGTCCGGGAGTTCCTCGCCGACGGACGGCGCGGCCAGCACAGTGCCATCAAGGAGCGGCTTGCGCGCGGTGTTGCCGACGGTGAGTTCACCACGTCGTCCGTCGCGCTCGACGCCCTCGCCCGCTACTACGCCACAGTGGTGCAGGGCCTGTCCGTGCAGGCGCGCGACGGCGCCACACGAGCGGAGTTGGAACCGGTCATCACCTGCGCGATGGCGGCGTGGGATGCACTGACCTCCACCCACCCGTAG
- a CDS encoding S8 family serine peptidase: MITGTTGAAGTASAAPGDRPATSGPGYFSTGSDRRTTLTDGADRRSGDNETSPKAAVDATGSGVYIVELAEAPLTTYVGGTSGLARTRPAPGGRLDVTTAPSQAYRRHLDTQRAAVASKAGVQVKAAYTAAFNGFSAKLTAQQATALRADKRVRAVTAARALGNRSASPLATTTTAATPTAATAGEPVASAAGHTTKPVKPGPATGKGMVIGVLDTGIWPESASFAKKMPAPPTWHGTCQTGVGFVTEHCNGKIVGARYFADTWLADGGSVPEGELLSPRDMEGHGTHTASTAAGLPVSDVTIDGRRFDPISGVAPDAQIAVYKVLWAGMGFDADIIAGIDAAVADGVQVLNFSIGSQLGDWEANTPIGVAFLNATLSGVFVAASAGNTGIVSGAISNAAPWVTTVGAAVTNLDEATLKLGDGTKLVGGSLDALPGGGARTMVFGDQAGSPELGAVYCEPGSLDSAKIKGKVVACALSDTFGSAAEVKDKGGAAMVLFDPVGNYRVNSIYNFPVVYLPTEKQAGTLFNYLMRHPTDAKVSLRTGGDGSSVPGVPSVADFSSTGPDKVTYGVFKPDLVAPGSDIIAAVSPAGNFGRQYDAYSGTSMASPYVAGAAAVLRATHPDWTPGRVASALRTTATDTVGTSNPLDQGSGFINLARATDPGLVIEPTAAELVAFSETAQPDGKELNLPAISLREYDGTRPVTLTRTLTNVGTARETYRSSVSGVPGMKVTVTPASVTLAPGKSAKVTITLRRGNAPWDRYVTGSITWKAKAHSVRIPVAARPWGISPRPYGDDGEEFGRMTSGSFGMIQPGFTGPLAGRSTGYTPVQRTSYSIPAGVYGGVFDPKASGVKAVDFTVPANTAGIVVEANTEDPNTNLDLYLYKGDTLVYSSDRYWTSAEQVYKFLPEPGRYTAYVFAQVPGGPVVDFELRHAIIGRNARYSPATLTLPSTTERGQSVNFTLKPNKPLAEGDFWAYTEWSTNGTAVPGNLVYTQQSAWQ, from the coding sequence GCCGAGGCCCCGCTGACCACGTACGTCGGCGGAACGTCGGGGCTGGCGCGGACCCGCCCGGCCCCGGGTGGCCGGCTGGACGTGACGACCGCGCCGTCGCAGGCGTACCGCCGGCACCTCGACACGCAGCGTGCCGCCGTCGCCTCCAAGGCCGGTGTCCAGGTCAAGGCGGCCTACACCGCGGCCTTCAACGGCTTCTCGGCGAAGCTGACCGCCCAGCAGGCGACCGCGTTGCGGGCGGACAAGCGCGTGCGCGCCGTCACCGCCGCACGCGCGCTCGGCAACCGGTCGGCGTCGCCGCTCGCGACCACCACGACGGCCGCCACCCCGACCGCCGCCACCGCTGGTGAGCCGGTCGCGTCCGCTGCCGGCCACACCACCAAGCCGGTCAAGCCTGGTCCCGCCACCGGCAAGGGCATGGTGATCGGCGTCCTGGACACCGGCATCTGGCCGGAGAGCGCCTCGTTCGCCAAGAAGATGCCCGCGCCCCCGACCTGGCACGGCACGTGCCAGACCGGCGTGGGCTTCGTGACCGAGCACTGCAACGGCAAGATCGTCGGTGCCCGGTACTTCGCCGACACCTGGCTCGCGGACGGTGGCTCGGTGCCCGAGGGTGAGCTGCTGTCTCCCCGCGACATGGAGGGCCACGGCACGCACACCGCCTCGACGGCCGCCGGTCTGCCGGTCTCGGACGTCACGATCGACGGCCGGCGTTTCGACCCGATCTCCGGGGTCGCGCCGGACGCCCAGATCGCCGTCTACAAGGTGCTCTGGGCCGGGATGGGCTTCGACGCCGACATCATCGCCGGCATCGACGCGGCAGTCGCCGACGGCGTGCAGGTCCTGAACTTCTCGATCGGCTCGCAGCTCGGCGACTGGGAGGCCAACACCCCCATCGGCGTCGCCTTCCTCAACGCCACGCTGTCCGGGGTCTTCGTGGCGGCGTCGGCGGGGAACACAGGCATCGTGAGCGGCGCCATCAGCAACGCGGCGCCCTGGGTGACAACTGTCGGCGCGGCGGTGACCAACCTCGACGAGGCGACGCTCAAGCTGGGCGACGGCACGAAGCTCGTCGGCGGCTCGCTGGACGCGCTGCCCGGCGGCGGCGCGCGGACGATGGTCTTCGGCGACCAGGCCGGATCTCCGGAGCTGGGCGCCGTCTACTGCGAACCGGGCAGCCTCGACTCTGCCAAGATCAAGGGCAAGGTGGTCGCCTGCGCGCTGTCCGACACGTTCGGCTCCGCGGCCGAGGTCAAGGACAAGGGCGGGGCGGCGATGGTGCTGTTCGACCCGGTCGGCAACTACCGGGTCAACTCGATCTACAACTTCCCGGTGGTGTACCTGCCGACCGAGAAGCAGGCCGGCACCTTGTTCAACTACCTGATGCGCCACCCCACCGACGCGAAGGTGTCCCTGCGCACCGGCGGTGACGGCTCCAGCGTGCCGGGCGTCCCAAGCGTCGCGGACTTCTCCTCCACCGGCCCGGACAAGGTGACCTACGGCGTCTTCAAGCCGGACCTGGTCGCCCCGGGGTCGGACATCATCGCCGCGGTGTCACCGGCCGGCAACTTCGGGCGGCAGTACGACGCGTACTCGGGCACCTCGATGGCCTCGCCGTACGTGGCCGGCGCGGCAGCTGTCCTGCGTGCCACGCACCCGGACTGGACGCCGGGCCGGGTCGCCTCGGCACTGCGGACCACCGCGACCGACACCGTCGGCACCAGCAACCCCCTGGACCAGGGCAGCGGCTTCATCAACCTGGCCCGGGCCACCGACCCGGGACTGGTCATCGAGCCGACGGCGGCGGAACTTGTCGCCTTCAGCGAGACGGCCCAGCCCGACGGTAAGGAACTCAACCTGCCGGCCATCTCGCTGCGCGAGTACGACGGCACCCGCCCGGTGACCCTCACCCGCACGCTGACAAACGTGGGCACGGCGCGGGAGACGTACCGGTCGTCGGTGTCCGGAGTGCCCGGCATGAAGGTCACCGTCACGCCGGCGTCGGTGACGCTGGCGCCGGGGAAGTCCGCCAAGGTGACCATCACGCTGCGCCGGGGCAACGCACCCTGGGACCGGTACGTGACCGGATCGATCACCTGGAAGGCCAAGGCACACAGCGTCCGGATCCCGGTCGCCGCCCGCCCGTGGGGGATCAGCCCCCGGCCGTACGGTGACGACGGCGAGGAGTTCGGCCGGATGACCAGCGGCTCCTTCGGGATGATCCAGCCGGGCTTCACCGGGCCGCTCGCGGGTCGCAGCACCGGTTACACGCCTGTGCAGCGCACGTCCTACTCGATACCGGCCGGCGTCTACGGCGGCGTGTTCGACCCGAAGGCGTCCGGCGTGAAGGCTGTCGACTTCACCGTGCCGGCGAACACGGCGGGCATCGTCGTCGAGGCCAACACCGAGGACCCGAACACGAACCTCGACCTCTACCTCTACAAGGGCGACACGCTTGTCTACAGCAGTGACAGGTACTGGACCAGCGCGGAGCAGGTGTACAAGTTCCTGCCCGAGCCGGGGCGCTACACCGCGTACGTGTTCGCGCAGGTGCCCGGTGGCCCGGTCGTCGACTTCGAACTGCGGCACGCCATCATCGGTCGCAACGCCAGGTATTCGCCTGCCACGTTGACGCTGCCGTCCACGACGGAGCGCGGTCAGAGCGTCAACTTCACGTTGAAGCCGAACAAGCCGCTGGCCGAGGGCGACTTCTGGGCGTACACCGAGTGGAGCACCAACGGGACGGCCGTCCCGGGCAACCTCGTCTACACCCAGCAGAGTGCCTGGCAGTAG
- a CDS encoding SDR family NAD(P)-dependent oxidoreductase, whose amino-acid sequence MDLQLAGKRALVTGASSGLGAEIAAVLAGEGVAVVVHGRDQARTEQTAQKVGGQAVIGDLTTDVGAEAVATQAGEVDILVNNAGSYDPESGWSDLNADAWADMYNLNVLSSVRLIRHLVPAMRAKGWGRVIQIGSVTGETPSAGQPHYAASNAARLNLARSLSRDLKHTGVTSNAIAAGAILVPTTREYLLELGRENGWGETWEEVERNATPIRAGTDVGRIGEPREYADLVAYLASPISGYLTGATLRMDGGRYDR is encoded by the coding sequence ATGGATCTGCAGCTTGCCGGCAAGCGCGCTCTGGTTACCGGCGCGAGCAGCGGTCTCGGCGCCGAGATCGCGGCGGTCCTGGCCGGCGAAGGCGTTGCCGTGGTGGTGCACGGCCGGGACCAGGCCCGTACGGAGCAGACCGCCCAGAAGGTAGGCGGGCAGGCCGTGATCGGCGACCTCACGACCGATGTCGGCGCCGAGGCCGTGGCTACCCAGGCCGGCGAGGTGGACATTCTGGTCAACAACGCCGGCAGCTACGATCCCGAATCAGGGTGGTCCGACCTGAACGCGGACGCGTGGGCCGACATGTACAACCTCAACGTGCTCAGCTCGGTCCGCCTGATCCGACACCTGGTCCCCGCGATGCGGGCCAAGGGGTGGGGGCGTGTCATCCAGATCGGCAGCGTGACCGGTGAGACGCCGTCGGCGGGGCAGCCGCACTACGCAGCCAGCAACGCCGCCCGACTCAACCTCGCCCGGTCGCTGTCCCGTGACCTCAAGCACACGGGAGTGACCTCCAACGCCATCGCGGCCGGCGCCATCCTGGTTCCCACCACCCGCGAGTACCTCCTGGAACTCGGCCGCGAGAACGGGTGGGGTGAGACGTGGGAGGAGGTGGAGCGCAACGCTACCCCGATTCGCGCCGGCACCGACGTCGGCCGCATCGGAGAGCCCCGCGAGTACGCCGACCTCGTCGCCTACCTCGCCAGCCCAATCTCCGGCTACCTGACCGGCGCCACCCTCCGAATGGACGGTGGCAGGTACGACAGGTAG
- a CDS encoding GNAT family N-acetyltransferase has product MAKVVSYLEMNNATDLRPGKVVPDLLLRRVDGGLPLVRATNAQVGSPYGWRSASRTNDEWQELVLSRPLRQYWFIALRDETVGVANVEPQPGGDVEITAFGLLPEHVGTGLGGHALTLTIRQAWASAAVESPAVRRVWLHTCSFDHPNALGNYQRRGMTVYRTEIEAE; this is encoded by the coding sequence ATGGCAAAGGTTGTCAGCTACCTGGAGATGAACAACGCCACGGACCTGCGACCCGGGAAGGTAGTGCCGGACCTTCTCCTACGGCGCGTTGACGGTGGCCTGCCGCTCGTGCGTGCCACAAATGCTCAGGTCGGGTCCCCCTACGGGTGGCGGAGTGCCTCTCGGACGAACGACGAGTGGCAGGAGCTGGTGCTGTCTCGTCCGCTGCGCCAGTACTGGTTCATCGCCCTGCGGGACGAGACCGTGGGGGTTGCGAACGTGGAACCCCAACCCGGCGGCGATGTGGAGATCACCGCCTTTGGGCTGTTGCCGGAACATGTCGGGACGGGTCTCGGTGGCCATGCGTTGACGCTGACCATCAGGCAAGCCTGGGCCAGTGCGGCCGTGGAGTCCCCGGCGGTGCGCAGGGTTTGGCTGCACACCTGCTCGTTCGACCATCCGAATGCGCTAGGCAACTATCAGCGGCGCGGCATGACTGTCTATCGCACCGAGATCGAAGCCGAGTGA
- a CDS encoding GntR family transcriptional regulator encodes MPLHSRYLNIASMIRERIEAGEWEPGKRLPTLNDLAAEYDANRDTVGRAIALLETEGYVWAVQGRGIAVRYGTMRPRRPRGDLVKRNEQATGYSFPSASGQEVWVRHGTAVNAPASLDDPRIAKLLGVEPGTEVLRRFRVTGPASEAPFQINISWIHPRVADIAADLDANPAAGEWLYHIENAGHWPISWMEIHRARMPSRDEATLLEIPTNLPVLEIVRVGTSGGDKKPVEVTEYVVASDRVETVHVLHRDTNAKEPWPDVDPRKGS; translated from the coding sequence GTGCCGCTGCACTCGCGCTACCTGAACATCGCGTCCATGATCCGCGAGCGGATCGAAGCCGGGGAATGGGAGCCGGGTAAGCGGCTTCCGACCCTCAACGATCTCGCTGCCGAGTACGACGCCAACCGCGACACCGTCGGGCGGGCCATCGCCCTGCTGGAGACCGAGGGCTACGTGTGGGCCGTCCAGGGGCGGGGCATTGCCGTTCGATACGGCACGATGCGCCCACGACGGCCCCGCGGCGATCTGGTCAAGCGCAACGAGCAGGCAACCGGATACTCGTTCCCTTCAGCGAGCGGCCAGGAGGTGTGGGTTCGTCACGGGACGGCCGTCAACGCTCCGGCCTCATTGGACGATCCCCGCATCGCCAAGCTCCTCGGGGTTGAGCCGGGCACCGAAGTGCTCCGCCGGTTTCGGGTCACCGGGCCAGCGTCCGAGGCTCCATTCCAGATCAACATCTCGTGGATTCACCCACGCGTCGCCGACATCGCCGCCGATCTGGACGCGAACCCGGCGGCGGGCGAGTGGCTGTACCACATCGAGAACGCCGGCCACTGGCCGATCAGTTGGATGGAGATTCACCGCGCCCGGATGCCCAGCAGAGACGAAGCAACCCTCCTGGAAATCCCCACCAACCTTCCCGTACTGGAGATCGTGCGGGTCGGCACCTCGGGAGGCGACAAGAAGCCGGTCGAGGTGACCGAGTACGTCGTGGCGAGCGACCGAGTCGAAACTGTTCACGTCCTGCACCGCGACACGAACGCCAAGGAGCCGTGGCCCGACGTCGATCCGAGGAAGGGGTCATGA